The following are encoded together in the Adhaeribacter arboris genome:
- a CDS encoding CatB-related O-acetyltransferase, giving the protein MLILITKKIFDWFNAKWINGKVHVTSIVQQCDLGENVRVSKHSYCYNTKVGAYSYFSGYNLIVNSNIGKFCSVGLYVSICPGKHPTSTFVSTSPVFYSLNKPTFSSYQAFKEAGSVEIGHDVWIGSNAVILDDIKIGHGAIIAAGSIVSRDVEPYTIVGGVPAKFIKKRFSDEVITKLLNSKWWDKSDDWLKENYESMQNIDKFLKIIQNNN; this is encoded by the coding sequence ATGCTAATCCTAATTACTAAAAAAATATTTGATTGGTTTAATGCTAAGTGGATTAACGGTAAAGTTCATGTTACCTCTATTGTCCAACAGTGCGATTTAGGTGAAAACGTGAGAGTCAGCAAACATTCATATTGCTATAATACCAAGGTTGGCGCTTATTCTTACTTTTCAGGTTATAATTTAATAGTAAATAGCAATATAGGTAAATTTTGTTCTGTGGGCTTGTATGTATCCATTTGTCCGGGTAAGCATCCAACTAGTACCTTTGTGTCAACGAGCCCGGTATTTTATTCGCTGAATAAGCCTACTTTTTCTTCCTATCAAGCTTTTAAAGAAGCTGGTAGCGTTGAAATAGGACATGATGTTTGGATAGGCTCTAATGCTGTAATATTAGACGATATTAAAATTGGTCATGGTGCTATTATTGCGGCCGGATCAATCGTTAGCCGTGATGTGGAACCTTATACCATTGTGGGTGGAGTTCCCGCTAAGTTTATTAAGAAAAGATTTTCCGATGAAGTCATCACTAAATTATTAAATAGTAAATGGTGGGACAAAAGCGATGATTGGTTAAAAGAAAATTATGAAAGTATGCAGAACATAGATAAGTTTTTAAAAATTATACAAAATAATAATTAG
- a CDS encoding glycosyltransferase family 2 protein: MDLSIIIVNFRTFTITVNCIKSIIANLRYLKYEIILVDNAPIEDFSTAFKEVSPNLTYIKSLENIGFGRANNLGMTYATGRYILLINSDTLVFDDSLLKCYQAMEADTTKKIGLLGCKLLNEDKSFQPSFYPFRKNTLFNHLITNNWLLSKIFGVNRLFQETNVIMEVGDVSGAFMLLRKIVIDKVGGFDPDFFLYCEESEWCRERIAKYFKIIYFPMAAIIHLGGKSAPQGPMNVQAKLSQALLWYKKGWFNYMLYIVVTYLSMLVHISLLVFIKKSSKNIILADIKTSLKIFPYLFTDVIKYKKTWGNRKKPLIYEGAKAIFFDQ; this comes from the coding sequence ATGGACTTATCAATTATTATAGTTAATTTTCGAACCTTTACTATAACTGTTAATTGCATTAAATCCATTATAGCCAATTTGAGGTATTTAAAGTATGAAATAATACTTGTAGATAATGCGCCAATCGAGGATTTTAGTACTGCCTTTAAAGAAGTATCTCCAAATCTTACTTACATTAAATCTTTAGAAAATATTGGCTTTGGTAGAGCTAATAATTTAGGAATGACCTATGCTACTGGTAGGTATATTTTACTCATAAATTCTGATACGTTAGTTTTTGATGATAGCCTGCTAAAATGTTATCAGGCTATGGAAGCCGATACTACCAAAAAAATTGGTTTGTTGGGTTGTAAGCTTTTAAATGAAGATAAATCTTTTCAGCCTTCCTTCTATCCTTTTCGTAAAAACACCTTATTTAATCATCTTATTACCAATAATTGGTTGCTTAGCAAAATATTTGGTGTAAACAGATTGTTTCAGGAAACTAATGTAATAATGGAAGTTGGGGATGTTTCGGGGGCATTTATGTTGTTGCGTAAAATAGTAATTGATAAAGTGGGCGGTTTTGATCCAGATTTTTTTCTTTATTGTGAAGAGTCAGAATGGTGCCGCGAACGGATTGCTAAATATTTTAAAATTATTTACTTTCCTATGGCTGCTATCATTCATTTGGGTGGTAAAAGTGCCCCTCAAGGACCAATGAACGTACAGGCTAAGTTGTCGCAAGCTTTGTTATGGTATAAAAAGGGGTGGTTCAATTATATGTTGTATATAGTGGTTACATACCTGAGTATGCTAGTACATATTAGTTTACTTGTATTTATCAAGAAATCAAGTAAAAATATAATATTGGCGGATATAAAAACTTCTTTAAAAATATTCCCTTACTTATTTACGGATGTTATTAAATATAAAAAAACATGGGGAAATAGGAAAAAACCCCTTATATACGAAGGAGCAAAGGCTATTTTTTTTGATCAGTAA
- a CDS encoding glycosyltransferase family 4 protein translates to MNRIKITYILSNINKALAFEWIAANLDQSKFELQFILLNPGISELQKFLEEKGIKVYAFNYKSKKNIPAAFINTWWILKKENPTLIHAHLFEASLIGLAAGKLAGISKRIMTRHHGNQHHAYFPKAVYYDKVINSLATHIIAPSESVKNILINLEKVRPTKVSVVHHGFDLTYFDKIDSDKVEFLKSKYNPDNKFPVIGVISRYMELKGIQYIIPAFKKIVELYPNALLILANANGSYKPQVHQLLNQLNVNNYIEISFEPNVATLYRLFDIFIHVPIEQSSEAFGQIYIEALASSIPSIFTLSGVASEFVQDRKNALVVPYKNSEEIFNAMKELLTNVPLRSNLVKEGKKNVFASFTLDQMISKLENLYES, encoded by the coding sequence TTGAATAGAATTAAGATAACGTATATTCTTTCTAATATAAATAAAGCATTAGCCTTTGAATGGATTGCGGCTAATCTTGATCAAAGTAAGTTTGAGTTGCAATTTATTCTTTTAAATCCGGGAATTTCCGAATTACAAAAATTTTTAGAAGAGAAAGGAATTAAAGTATACGCTTTCAATTATAAAAGCAAAAAAAATATTCCGGCGGCTTTTATAAATACATGGTGGATCTTAAAAAAAGAAAATCCAACTTTAATTCATGCGCATTTGTTTGAAGCTAGCTTGATTGGCTTAGCAGCAGGTAAATTGGCGGGTATTTCTAAGCGAATTATGACCCGGCATCATGGGAATCAGCATCATGCTTATTTTCCTAAAGCGGTTTATTATGACAAAGTCATTAATTCTCTAGCTACCCACATTATTGCTCCATCTGAATCTGTGAAAAATATACTTATAAACTTGGAGAAAGTAAGACCAACAAAGGTTAGCGTTGTTCATCATGGATTTGATCTGACTTATTTTGATAAAATAGATTCAGACAAAGTTGAGTTCTTAAAATCGAAGTACAATCCTGATAATAAATTTCCGGTTATAGGAGTAATTTCCAGGTACATGGAATTAAAAGGTATTCAATACATTATACCTGCATTTAAAAAGATTGTAGAGCTTTACCCTAATGCTTTATTAATATTGGCTAACGCTAATGGAAGTTATAAACCACAAGTGCACCAACTATTAAACCAATTAAATGTAAATAATTATATAGAAATATCTTTTGAACCTAATGTAGCAACATTGTATCGTTTATTCGATATATTTATTCATGTACCAATTGAACAAAGTTCGGAAGCATTTGGGCAAATTTATATTGAGGCGTTAGCTTCAAGCATTCCTTCTATCTTTACTTTATCTGGTGTAGCTTCTGAATTCGTCCAAGATCGGAAAAATGCTTTAGTGGTACCATATAAAAATTCTGAGGAGATATTCAACGCAATGAAGGAACTTTTAACCAATGTTCCTTTAAGATCTAATCTGGTTAAAGAAGGAAAGAAGAACGTTTTTGCTAGTTTTACATTAGATCAAATGATCTCTAAATTAGAAAATTTATATGAAAGTTGA
- a CDS encoding glycosyltransferase family 2 protein has protein sequence MKVDPFFTVVIPTYNRASFIEKSIQSVLKQNFQDFEIIVVDDGSTDNTEEVVSAINSDKVIYHKKVNEERAVARNTGAKLGRGKYVNYFDSDDLLYPNHLEEAYKLIQQYKDPEFFHLGYDIKDPKGKILSVVNSLSGTLNDKLIKGNFLSCNGVFLRRDVALQHPFNTDRDLSASEDYELWLRLAAIYPLRFSNVITSTVVNHELRSVLVINKDKLIRRKSLFMKYLWEDEAVRNKYSKYKDLVLADGYTYTALHLALTKKHRSSAMWYLVKSIFVRPATLSTRRFWATLKNII, from the coding sequence ATGAAAGTTGACCCTTTTTTTACTGTAGTAATACCAACGTACAACCGGGCAAGCTTTATAGAAAAAAGTATTCAATCTGTGTTAAAACAAAACTTTCAGGATTTTGAAATTATTGTAGTAGATGATGGAAGTACGGATAATACGGAAGAAGTAGTTAGTGCAATAAACAGCGATAAAGTTATTTACCATAAAAAGGTAAATGAGGAAAGAGCGGTAGCCCGTAATACAGGAGCTAAACTGGGAAGAGGTAAGTATGTTAATTACTTTGATTCGGATGATTTATTGTATCCTAACCATTTAGAAGAAGCTTATAAATTAATTCAGCAATACAAAGATCCGGAATTCTTCCATTTAGGTTACGACATAAAAGATCCAAAAGGAAAAATTCTTTCTGTAGTAAACTCTTTATCCGGAACACTTAATGATAAACTAATTAAAGGTAATTTCCTGAGCTGTAATGGGGTTTTTTTAAGGCGTGATGTAGCTTTACAGCACCCTTTCAATACCGATCGCGATTTATCGGCATCCGAAGATTATGAGTTGTGGTTACGATTAGCGGCTATTTATCCGCTCCGTTTTTCTAATGTAATTACTTCTACGGTGGTTAACCATGAGCTACGCAGTGTACTGGTAATTAACAAGGATAAACTTATAAGAAGAAAAAGCTTATTTATGAAATACCTTTGGGAAGATGAGGCAGTTAGGAATAAGTACAGTAAATATAAAGATTTAGTTTTAGCGGATGGTTATACTTATACAGCATTGCATTTAGCATTGACCAAAAAACATAGGTCTAGTGCGATGTGGTATTTAGTTAAATCAATTTTTGTTAGGCCAGCTACTTTAAGCACAAGAAGGTTTTGGGCAACATTAAAAAATATAATATAA
- a CDS encoding GDP-mannose 4,6-dehydratase, with translation MANILITGGAGFIGSCLADKLVEDSDNFVLIVDNLLTGHMQKLPSAEYKNWRFIKCDVNDYADISSIFYAHHFDYVFHYAALVGVKRTLDNPILVLRDIKGIENILNLSKNTHVKRVFYSSSSEVYGEPVEFPQRELTTPLNSRLPYAVVKNIAEAYMRSYKQEYNLDYTIFRFFNTYGPKQSRDFVMSKFISAALNNQDITIYGNGSQTRTFCYIDDNIDATVNAFKNNLCVNDVANIGSNIETSVLDLAKIIVEIVGSSSKIVHLPPLQEGDMTRRNPDNTKMKELLNREMTVLKDGIWKVIQNGNFGH, from the coding sequence ATGGCAAATATTTTAATAACGGGTGGCGCAGGTTTTATTGGTAGTTGTTTAGCTGACAAATTAGTAGAAGACTCTGATAATTTTGTTTTAATTGTTGATAATTTGCTGACAGGACACATGCAAAAACTCCCTTCTGCTGAGTATAAGAACTGGCGGTTTATTAAATGTGATGTAAATGATTATGCGGATATTTCATCCATTTTTTACGCGCATCATTTTGATTATGTATTTCATTATGCTGCCTTGGTAGGAGTTAAAAGAACCCTGGATAATCCTATATTAGTTTTGAGAGATATTAAAGGCATAGAAAATATTCTTAATTTAAGCAAAAATACGCACGTTAAAAGAGTATTTTATTCCTCTTCTTCCGAAGTATACGGCGAACCCGTAGAGTTTCCGCAGAGAGAGCTAACTACGCCGCTTAATTCTCGTTTGCCTTATGCGGTAGTGAAGAATATTGCGGAAGCTTATATGCGTTCGTACAAACAAGAGTATAATCTTGATTATACCATATTTAGGTTCTTTAATACCTATGGGCCTAAGCAAAGTCGGGATTTTGTGATGTCTAAATTTATTAGTGCGGCTCTAAATAACCAAGATATAACTATTTATGGCAATGGTTCCCAAACCAGAACTTTTTGTTATATAGATGATAATATAGATGCTACTGTAAATGCATTTAAAAATAATTTATGCGTGAATGATGTCGCCAACATTGGCAGTAATATTGAAACATCGGTTCTAGATTTAGCTAAAATTATAGTTGAAATTGTAGGATCATCTTCTAAAATTGTTCATTTGCCTCCTTTACAAGAAGGAGATATGACTAGAAGAAATCCAGATAATACTAAGATGAAAGAACTGCTAAATCGTGAAATGACTGTGCTGAAAGATGGTATATGGAAGGTTATTCAAAATGGAAATTTTGGTCATTGA
- the asnB gene encoding asparagine synthase (glutamine-hydrolyzing), which produces MCGIAGFVDFRQLSNQTDLELLTECITHRGPDAGGYFYDGTTGLGHRRLSILDLSAAANQPMYSANQQYIIVFNGEVYNFQEIAPELGINLKTTSDTEVILEAFVKWGPDFVHRLNGMFALAIYNKVQKELFLYRDRMGIKPIYYYQQGPYLAFSSELKSLVKLPHIQKKLTLNKEAINQFLYLGYIPRPNSIYSEIKKMDSGTYMRINKHEFKTIPYWQLSDQFKPVLLNNEIEAKTKLKDLVLSSVKYRMISDVPFGTFLSGGIDSSLITAAAQQISSTPVKTFSIAFHTSKYNEAKYAAAVASYLGTHHHEFTVTEKEALEWVDQLTGIFDEPFADSSAIPTLIVSELARKHVTMTLSGDGGDELFFGYGMYQWAERLANPLVTTFRKPIAKVLPFLGNRLERAAQVFLYEDANRRKSHIFSQEQYLFSEKEINKLLKPEFQATPLIIEDWNVHARKLTAMEKQALFDMYYYLQDDLLVKVDRTTMRHSLETRVPLLDYRIVEFALNLSPDLKSKNGINKYLLKQVLYDFVPKEIFDRPKWGFSIPLALWLKTSLKYLIEDYLNETIVNKYGVLNYSEVKRLKESFLQGKEYLYNRVWLLIVLQKWFVQNSLIMK; this is translated from the coding sequence ATGTGTGGAATTGCCGGATTTGTTGATTTTAGGCAACTTTCGAATCAAACCGATTTAGAATTATTAACGGAGTGTATTACGCATCGGGGACCAGACGCAGGCGGTTATTTTTATGATGGAACAACCGGCTTAGGCCATCGTCGCCTTAGCATCCTTGATTTATCAGCAGCAGCCAATCAACCCATGTATTCGGCTAATCAACAGTACATTATTGTTTTTAATGGTGAAGTCTATAATTTTCAGGAAATAGCGCCTGAATTAGGTATAAATCTTAAAACTACTTCGGATACGGAAGTTATATTAGAAGCTTTTGTAAAGTGGGGGCCTGACTTTGTTCATCGGCTGAATGGCATGTTTGCTTTGGCCATTTACAATAAGGTGCAAAAAGAGCTATTCCTATATCGGGACCGGATGGGAATAAAACCTATTTATTATTATCAGCAAGGGCCATACTTGGCATTCTCTTCTGAATTAAAATCTTTAGTAAAACTACCCCACATACAAAAAAAATTAACTCTAAATAAAGAGGCAATAAATCAATTTTTGTATTTAGGGTACATCCCGAGGCCCAATAGTATTTATTCTGAAATAAAAAAGATGGATTCGGGAACCTACATGCGGATAAATAAGCATGAATTTAAAACAATTCCTTATTGGCAGTTATCTGATCAGTTTAAACCAGTTTTGTTAAATAATGAAATTGAAGCAAAAACTAAATTAAAGGACCTGGTGCTAAGTTCGGTTAAGTACCGGATGATCAGTGATGTACCCTTTGGTACATTCTTAAGTGGTGGTATAGATTCCAGCTTAATTACGGCGGCGGCTCAACAAATTTCCAGTACGCCGGTGAAAACTTTTTCCATTGCTTTTCATACCAGCAAATACAACGAAGCTAAATATGCCGCAGCAGTGGCCAGTTATTTAGGTACGCATCATCATGAGTTTACCGTAACTGAAAAAGAAGCCTTGGAGTGGGTTGACCAATTAACCGGTATATTTGATGAACCATTTGCCGATTCCTCGGCTATTCCCACTTTAATAGTGTCGGAGTTAGCGCGCAAACACGTTACGATGACTTTATCTGGAGATGGGGGCGATGAGCTCTTTTTTGGTTATGGCATGTATCAATGGGCCGAAAGATTAGCTAATCCTTTGGTTACTACCTTCCGAAAACCTATTGCTAAAGTGTTACCTTTTTTAGGCAATCGACTTGAAAGGGCCGCTCAGGTGTTTTTATACGAAGATGCAAATCGCCGGAAAAGTCATATTTTTTCGCAGGAGCAATATTTATTTAGTGAAAAGGAAATTAATAAACTACTAAAGCCGGAATTTCAAGCTACTCCTTTAATAATTGAAGATTGGAACGTGCACGCTAGGAAATTAACGGCTATGGAGAAACAGGCTTTGTTTGATATGTACTATTATTTGCAAGACGATTTACTGGTTAAGGTGGACCGGACCACCATGCGCCATTCTTTAGAAACAAGGGTGCCGTTGCTGGATTACCGCATTGTTGAATTTGCCTTAAATTTAAGCCCGGATTTAAAATCTAAAAACGGAATAAATAAATATTTATTAAAGCAGGTACTATACGATTTTGTTCCAAAAGAAATTTTTGATCGACCCAAATGGGGTTTTTCAATACCGTTGGCTTTATGGTTAAAAACTAGTTTAAAGTATCTGATTGAAGATTATTTAAATGAAACAATTGTAAATAAGTATGGAGTTCTGAATTATTCTGAAGTAAAGCGTTTAAAAGAAAGCTTTTTACAAGGGAAAGAGTATTTATATAATCGTGTTTGGCTGCTTATTGTATTACAAAAATGGTTTGTTCAAAACAGCTTAATCATGAAATAG
- a CDS encoding glycosyltransferase — MDTIPVLFISYDGMTDPLGQSQVLPYLVGLSKLGYDITLLSCEKPERFKKNKSVIEAIIQSNNINWQPISFTSSPPVLAKYYDLYQLRKTAERLHLKKKFQLVHCRSYVSAAVGVHLKNKFGVKFLFDMRGFWVDERVDGGAWNLNNPFYNQAYKNYKKKEATYIAQADAIISLTEAGKQEMQTWQSYQQASIQVIPCSADFNLFSLTSLDKKLASRRLLEIKEDALVISYLGSVGAWYLLDEMLAAFAVIKEKYTNAVFLFITTEPAEMILNTAKNFKLQASDFVIRAASRQEVPVFTAASDINLFFIKQSYSKIASSPTKLGEILAMGIPVICNSKVGDVESIVREMDAGIIISDFTAENYAKIVAGIPELLAKNPAIIRDRAREYYTLDNAIKKYAQVYRSLLPELNYVSSTSAE; from the coding sequence GTGGATACAATACCTGTTTTATTTATATCCTACGATGGAATGACAGATCCCTTGGGGCAATCGCAGGTATTACCGTACCTGGTCGGTTTAAGCAAACTGGGCTACGACATTACCTTATTATCCTGCGAAAAACCGGAGCGATTTAAAAAAAATAAATCAGTAATTGAAGCTATTATCCAATCAAATAACATTAACTGGCAGCCTATTTCATTTACTTCTAGTCCTCCGGTATTAGCTAAATACTACGATTTGTACCAACTTCGGAAAACGGCCGAACGGCTGCATTTAAAGAAAAAGTTTCAATTGGTGCATTGCCGCAGCTACGTAAGTGCAGCCGTAGGCGTGCATTTAAAAAATAAGTTTGGCGTAAAGTTTTTATTTGATATGCGGGGCTTTTGGGTAGATGAGCGGGTAGATGGAGGAGCCTGGAACTTAAATAATCCTTTTTATAATCAAGCATACAAAAACTATAAAAAAAAGGAAGCTACCTATATTGCCCAAGCAGATGCCATTATTAGTCTAACGGAGGCGGGGAAGCAAGAAATGCAAACCTGGCAAAGTTACCAACAAGCGTCTATTCAGGTTATTCCGTGCAGTGCTGATTTTAATTTATTTAGTCTTACCTCTCTGGATAAAAAACTTGCCTCTCGGAGACTTTTAGAGATTAAAGAAGATGCATTGGTTATCAGTTATTTAGGTTCGGTTGGCGCCTGGTATCTTTTAGACGAAATGCTGGCCGCCTTTGCCGTTATAAAAGAAAAGTATACGAACGCTGTATTCTTGTTTATTACCACTGAACCGGCCGAAATGATTCTGAATACGGCTAAAAATTTTAAGCTTCAAGCATCAGATTTTGTTATTCGGGCGGCTAGTCGCCAAGAAGTACCCGTTTTTACGGCAGCTTCGGACATTAATTTATTTTTTATTAAACAGAGTTATTCTAAAATTGCCAGCTCGCCAACCAAGCTAGGCGAAATTCTAGCCATGGGTATACCCGTTATCTGTAACTCCAAAGTAGGAGATGTGGAAAGTATTGTTCGGGAGATGGATGCCGGAATCATTATTTCTGATTTTACGGCCGAAAACTATGCAAAAATTGTTGCCGGAATACCAGAGTTGTTAGCTAAAAATCCTGCCATTATCCGTGACCGAGCCAGAGAATACTATACTCTAGACAATGCGATAAAAAAATACGCTCAAGTTTATCGTTCTTTACTTCCTGAGTTGAATTACGTAAGCAGCACCTCCGCGGAGTAA
- a CDS encoding glycosyltransferase, giving the protein MKILFVAPYPHGKAPSQRFRFEQYFGFIKEESGQYTFASFLDEKTWNILYKPGHSVQKVWGILKGFFKRFVLLFLVPKFDFIFIHREATPIGPPWFEWIVAKVLQKKIIYDFDDAIWLPNTSENNKIVAGIKWHHKVKAICGWAYKVSCGNSFLCEFAKQFNPNAFVNPTTIDTIHLHNQVKNQNTNPVVIGWTGTHSTMKYLDQIVPVLQELEKEFSFEFRVISDREPDWSLRSLVYKPWQKETEIADLLHFHVGLMPLEDDIWAKGKCAFKALQYMALGIPALVSPVGMNTEVVEHGINGFICNNDDQWYANLEEIISKPKLREDLGVAARQKIEQYYAVTGNRLNFLGFFV; this is encoded by the coding sequence ATGAAAATATTATTTGTAGCACCCTATCCTCACGGTAAAGCACCCTCTCAAAGATTTAGGTTTGAACAATATTTCGGCTTTATAAAGGAAGAAAGCGGGCAATATACATTTGCATCCTTTTTAGATGAAAAAACCTGGAATATTCTTTACAAACCCGGCCATAGTGTGCAAAAAGTTTGGGGTATTTTAAAAGGTTTTTTTAAAAGGTTTGTTCTTCTTTTTTTAGTGCCAAAGTTTGATTTCATCTTTATTCACCGGGAAGCAACGCCAATTGGACCGCCCTGGTTTGAGTGGATTGTAGCAAAAGTTTTACAAAAAAAAATTATCTACGATTTTGATGATGCTATCTGGTTACCTAATACATCTGAAAACAATAAAATAGTAGCTGGTATTAAATGGCATCATAAAGTTAAAGCTATTTGCGGATGGGCATATAAGGTTAGTTGTGGCAATTCTTTTTTGTGTGAATTTGCTAAACAGTTTAATCCAAATGCTTTTGTTAATCCAACCACCATTGATACTATTCACCTCCATAATCAGGTAAAGAACCAAAACACCAACCCGGTAGTTATTGGCTGGACCGGAACGCATTCTACCATGAAATACTTGGATCAAATAGTACCGGTTTTACAAGAATTGGAAAAAGAATTTAGCTTTGAATTTAGGGTAATTTCTGATAGAGAACCTGATTGGAGTTTGCGTTCGTTGGTGTATAAACCTTGGCAGAAAGAAACAGAAATTGCGGATTTACTACATTTTCATGTAGGTTTAATGCCTTTAGAAGATGACATTTGGGCAAAAGGTAAATGTGCTTTTAAAGCTTTGCAGTATATGGCTTTAGGTATTCCGGCGCTGGTTTCGCCAGTAGGAATGAATACCGAGGTAGTAGAGCATGGAATTAATGGATTTATCTGTAATAATGATGATCAGTGGTACGCCAATTTAGAAGAAATAATCAGTAAGCCAAAATTGAGAGAAGACTTAGGTGTAGCTGCTCGCCAAAAAATAGAGCAATATTATGCTGTAACCGGTAACCGACTTAACTTTTTAGGATTTTTTGTGTAA
- a CDS encoding tetratricopeptide repeat protein — protein MKKLFFFFWIGLLPLLCLAQDQGQEAPRKDTIPYAIPPDTFIMRDLYIDSIDITPQAIETDGWLLMNEDIKNELSGAVDNMYNFKFERAEKQFRSLRRRYKKHPMPYFLMGLSYWWKIVPTNVQTKQFDAPFFAYMDSTIYFAEQLYEKDAKNLEAAFFLSAAYGFQARLHSERSNWRKATICSRHSLEFLQKSRVANGLSPEFLFGEALYNYYAVWIAQNYPLLKPVILFFPRGNKELGLQQLKMVARNGFYTGTEAKFFLMKILANEENDHFEAMPIARNLANTYPDNAYFQRFYAMMNFREGNFRETERLSNEILTKYNKHMPGYEAIGGRYASYYLAYICQNRKDFPKAKQLYDQCIRFARQTGEVESGYYVSSHLNLARIFVQEKDLVRAKEHYEEVKDKAERKTDAFREARDFLRKNRKV, from the coding sequence ATGAAGAAATTGTTTTTTTTCTTTTGGATAGGCTTACTCCCTCTGCTATGCCTGGCTCAGGACCAAGGTCAGGAAGCCCCGAGAAAAGACACCATCCCCTATGCTATTCCGCCCGATACCTTTATTATGCGGGACTTATACATAGATTCCATCGACATTACCCCGCAAGCCATTGAAACGGATGGTTGGCTGCTGATGAACGAGGATATTAAAAATGAGTTAAGCGGCGCCGTCGATAACATGTACAATTTTAAATTCGAGCGGGCCGAGAAACAATTTCGTTCGCTCCGTCGGCGGTATAAAAAACATCCCATGCCTTATTTTTTGATGGGATTGAGCTACTGGTGGAAAATTGTGCCTACTAACGTGCAAACCAAACAGTTTGATGCGCCTTTCTTCGCCTACATGGATTCTACTATTTACTTTGCGGAACAGCTATACGAGAAAGACGCCAAAAATCTGGAAGCAGCATTTTTCCTGTCGGCAGCTTATGGGTTTCAGGCCCGGCTGCATTCCGAACGTAGTAATTGGCGCAAAGCCACTATTTGCAGCCGGCATTCCTTAGAGTTTCTCCAGAAAAGTCGGGTAGCCAATGGTTTAAGCCCCGAATTTTTATTTGGTGAGGCCCTTTATAATTATTATGCCGTTTGGATTGCGCAGAACTATCCTTTGTTAAAGCCGGTTATTTTGTTTTTCCCGCGCGGTAATAAAGAATTAGGGCTGCAGCAGCTCAAAATGGTAGCCCGCAATGGCTTTTACACCGGCACCGAAGCCAAATTCTTTTTAATGAAAATTTTGGCCAACGAAGAAAACGACCACTTCGAAGCCATGCCCATTGCCCGTAATCTGGCGAATACCTACCCCGATAACGCGTATTTTCAACGTTTTTACGCCATGATGAACTTCCGGGAAGGTAATTTCCGGGAAACGGAGCGCTTATCGAACGAAATCTTAACCAAGTACAACAAACACATGCCCGGCTACGAAGCTATCGGCGGCCGTTACGCGTCGTATTACCTGGCCTACATTTGCCAAAACCGCAAAGATTTTCCGAAAGCCAAACAACTCTACGACCAGTGCATTCGGTTCGCCCGGCAAACCGGCGAAGTTGAATCCGGCTACTACGTGTCTTCGCACTTAAACCTGGCCCGCATTTTTGTTCAGGAAAAAGATTTGGTCCGCGCTAAAGAACACTACGAAGAAGTAAAAGACAAAGCCGAACGCAAAACAGACGCTTTCCGCGAAGCCCGCGATTTCCTCCGTAAAAACCGGAAGGTGTGA